In one Spirosoma rigui genomic region, the following are encoded:
- the purN gene encoding phosphoribosylglycinamide formyltransferase, with the protein MKRIALFASGSGSNAEKIADYFADSADVDVTLLLTNNPKAGVIDRARRGFGKNTHVPVLLFDRTTFYNSDRITQFLQQQQIDLIVLAGFMWLMPAGLVSAFPDRIVNIHPALLPKYGGKGMYGHFVHEAVVAAGEGESGITIHFVNEHYDEGQIIFQASCPVLPTDTPDDVAHSVQVLEHTHYPRVVADVLARL; encoded by the coding sequence TTGAAACGAATTGCCCTGTTTGCGTCGGGTTCCGGCTCCAACGCCGAAAAAATTGCCGACTACTTTGCCGATTCGGCCGATGTAGATGTCACACTGCTGTTGACCAACAATCCGAAAGCAGGCGTCATTGACCGCGCCCGACGGGGCTTTGGCAAAAACACTCATGTGCCGGTGCTGCTCTTTGACCGAACAACGTTTTATAATTCCGACCGGATCACCCAGTTCCTGCAGCAGCAACAGATTGACCTCATCGTACTGGCCGGCTTCATGTGGCTCATGCCCGCCGGTCTGGTCAGCGCTTTCCCTGACCGCATTGTTAATATTCACCCTGCCTTGCTGCCTAAATACGGCGGCAAAGGCATGTATGGCCATTTTGTCCACGAGGCCGTAGTAGCCGCCGGGGAAGGCGAGTCGGGAATTACGATCCATTTTGTCAACGAACACTACGACGAAGGACAGATCATTTTCCAGGCCAGCTGCCCCGTTTTGCCCACCGACACGCCCGATGACGTAGCCCACAGTGTGCAGGTGCTGGAGCATACCCATTATCCGCGTGTTGTGGCCGACGTACTGGCCCGATTATAA
- a CDS encoding DUF167 domain-containing protein, translated as MIIHLTVKPGSKVDQLFYDAAGKLIAKIRAPAQDGKANAYLIEFLAKTFGTAKSSVTIVAGFTNPHKRIELDTDEVRVQAVLATLT; from the coding sequence GTGATCATCCACCTGACCGTGAAGCCCGGCAGTAAAGTCGACCAGCTGTTTTATGACGCGGCCGGTAAGCTCATTGCCAAAATTCGGGCTCCGGCGCAGGATGGGAAAGCCAATGCGTACCTGATTGAATTTCTGGCGAAGACGTTCGGTACAGCCAAATCGAGCGTAACGATTGTTGCAGGGTTTACCAATCCGCACAAGCGTATTGAACTGGATACCGACGAAGTGCGCGTTCAGGCGGTGCTGGCTACGTTAACGTAG
- a CDS encoding SDR family oxidoreductase, with amino-acid sequence MKKILITGANGLLGQKLVGLLTQQPEVDLIATARGANRLPQDEGYLYRPMDITDHQAVMEVIRETKPDVVIHTAAMTDVDKCEQQKDDCWAQNVKAVESLVEACTEVGAFLLHVSTDFIFDGAAGPYDETAEGNPISFYGWSKYAAEKVVTNSTLRWAIARTVLVYGIAHDMSRSNIILWVKKSLEDGKNIKVVTDQWRSPTLAEDLAMGCYLIADQEAEGVFNISGKEVLTPYDMAIKTADYFNLDKSLIAQADASTFTQVARRPPRTGFILDKARTVLGYNPLSFEEGIAVLAGQLTKA; translated from the coding sequence ATGAAAAAGATTCTTATCACCGGAGCCAATGGCTTACTGGGTCAGAAATTAGTTGGCTTGCTGACGCAGCAGCCTGAAGTCGACCTCATTGCTACGGCCAGAGGGGCCAATCGTCTGCCCCAGGATGAAGGCTATCTGTACCGGCCCATGGATATCACGGATCATCAAGCCGTGATGGAGGTGATCCGGGAAACGAAACCCGACGTAGTTATCCACACTGCAGCGATGACCGATGTGGATAAGTGTGAACAGCAAAAGGACGACTGTTGGGCGCAGAATGTGAAGGCTGTTGAATCGCTGGTTGAAGCCTGTACCGAAGTGGGTGCGTTCCTGCTCCACGTATCAACCGATTTTATATTTGATGGTGCCGCCGGCCCCTACGATGAAACGGCCGAAGGAAACCCGATCAGTTTCTACGGATGGAGTAAGTACGCAGCTGAAAAAGTGGTCACAAACTCGACCCTGCGGTGGGCCATTGCCCGGACTGTCCTCGTCTACGGCATTGCCCACGACATGAGCCGGAGCAATATCATCCTGTGGGTGAAAAAATCGCTCGAAGACGGGAAAAATATCAAGGTAGTGACCGACCAATGGCGTAGTCCAACCCTCGCCGAAGATCTGGCCATGGGCTGTTACCTGATCGCTGATCAGGAAGCCGAGGGCGTCTTCAATATTTCGGGTAAAGAGGTGCTGACACCTTATGATATGGCTATCAAAACGGCCGATTATTTCAATCTCGACAAATCATTGATCGCCCAGGCCGATGCGTCGACCTTTACGCAGGTGGCCCGCCGTCCGCCCCGTACCGGATTTATTCTCGACAAAGCACGTACGGTACTGGGCTACAATCCCCTTTCCTTCGAGGAGGGTATTGCCGTACTGGCCGGCCAGCTGACAAAGGCGTGA
- a CDS encoding ABC transporter ATP-binding protein, giving the protein MLVTNQLTFEYGPTKQFSFPDVSCADREALLILGRSGTGKTTFLHLLALLLRPQTGSVTINQTDLTTLSPARTAAFRAKHVGIIYQKPHFVSSLSVLDNLLLANYLANKPQQKERARELAAQLGFGDHLNKKTHQLSQGEQQRVSIARAVMNQPDVILADEPTSNLDDENTNRVVTLLRQQSEQIGASLIVVTHDQRLKDVFQNRVNL; this is encoded by the coding sequence ATGCTGGTAACCAACCAACTCACCTTCGAATACGGCCCCACGAAGCAGTTCTCGTTTCCGGATGTTTCCTGCGCCGACCGGGAAGCGCTGCTGATTTTGGGTCGCTCTGGTACGGGTAAAACCACGTTCCTTCACCTGCTGGCGCTGCTGCTCCGCCCCCAAACGGGTTCGGTAACCATTAACCAGACCGACCTGACAACGCTTAGTCCGGCCAGGACCGCAGCCTTCCGGGCCAAGCATGTAGGAATCATATACCAAAAGCCGCACTTCGTGAGTTCGCTTTCGGTACTCGACAATCTCTTGCTGGCTAATTACCTGGCCAACAAACCCCAGCAGAAAGAACGCGCTCGTGAACTAGCCGCTCAACTGGGCTTTGGCGACCACCTGAACAAGAAAACCCACCAGCTTAGCCAGGGTGAACAGCAGCGGGTCAGCATCGCCCGCGCCGTCATGAACCAGCCCGACGTGATCCTGGCCGACGAGCCTACGTCTAATCTCGACGATGAAAATACAAACCGGGTGGTGACGCTGCTGCGCCAGCAATCGGAACAGATTGGGGCTAGCCTCATCGTAGTTACCCACGACCAGCGACTGAAAGACGTTTTTCAGAATCGGGTGAATCTCTGA
- a CDS encoding peptidylprolyl isomerase: MPKHLLLLLLLLPLVTEAQNRKRKDYLVTVTTPYGPMRLVLYDQTPKHKENFIKLVNQKFYDSLLFHRIIQNFMIQGGDPNSRKAPAGEPLGNGDIGYKVPAEIMPALFHKKGVLAAARDNNPEKASSGCQFYIVQGKVLTGEELQKQIERSHGQAPGRIFTDEQKQTYKTIGGSPHLDGNYTVFGEVVDGLAVVDSIAKQARDPRDRPRQDVRMTMAGDWVKKKKITKQYNYRY, from the coding sequence ATGCCTAAACATTTGTTGCTGCTATTGCTGCTGTTACCCTTGGTAACCGAAGCCCAGAACCGGAAACGGAAGGATTACCTGGTTACCGTTACTACGCCATACGGGCCTATGCGCTTGGTGCTGTACGACCAGACGCCGAAGCATAAGGAAAATTTTATCAAACTTGTCAACCAGAAGTTTTATGACAGCCTGCTGTTTCACCGCATTATCCAGAACTTCATGATCCAGGGTGGCGACCCAAACTCCCGCAAAGCCCCCGCCGGCGAACCGCTCGGAAATGGCGATATTGGGTATAAAGTGCCGGCGGAGATCATGCCGGCATTGTTTCACAAAAAGGGAGTACTGGCCGCAGCGCGCGACAATAACCCCGAAAAGGCGTCGAGCGGTTGTCAGTTTTATATCGTACAGGGTAAGGTCCTGACCGGTGAAGAACTGCAAAAGCAAATAGAGCGCAGCCACGGGCAGGCACCGGGGCGCATCTTTACGGACGAACAAAAGCAAACGTATAAAACCATCGGCGGTAGCCCGCATTTAGACGGAAACTACACCGTTTTTGGTGAAGTCGTTGATGGACTGGCGGTAGTAGACAGTATTGCTAAACAAGCCCGCGACCCGCGCGACCGACCCCGGCAGGATGTGCGGATGACGATGGCGGGCGACTGGGTTAAAAAGAAGAAAATTACCAAGCAGTATAATTATAGGTATTAG
- a CDS encoding polyprenol monophosphomannose synthase, with product MKERLVVIPTYNEIENIEAIIRKVFGLADSFDVLIVDDGSPDGTAQRVRDLQSEFPTNASERRLHLLERRGKLGLGTAYIDGFKWALSRGYQYLFEMDADFSHNPEDLIKLYRACATEKPNRADVAVGSRYIKGVNVVNWPMGRVLMSYFAGVYVRFVTGMSIMDPTAGFVCYRAEVLEVILHNPIKFVGYAFQIEMKFTCWKYGFRIAEVPIIFTDRTRGVSKMSSKIFKEAVFGVLQMKISSFFRHYIPRKEAVLTATSAEPVDAV from the coding sequence GTGAAAGAACGTTTGGTCGTTATTCCAACATATAATGAAATCGAGAACATTGAAGCCATCATCCGCAAAGTATTCGGGTTGGCAGATTCATTCGATGTGCTCATTGTAGACGACGGCTCACCGGACGGAACGGCCCAGCGTGTTCGTGATTTACAGAGCGAGTTCCCCACCAATGCGTCGGAGCGCAGGCTACATCTCCTGGAGCGCCGGGGTAAACTGGGTTTGGGAACCGCTTATATCGACGGATTTAAATGGGCCCTGTCGCGCGGGTATCAGTACCTGTTCGAGATGGACGCCGACTTTTCGCACAATCCCGAAGACCTCATCAAGCTCTACCGCGCCTGCGCCACCGAGAAGCCAAATCGGGCTGACGTAGCCGTAGGTTCCCGTTATATCAAGGGAGTCAATGTGGTCAACTGGCCGATGGGCCGGGTGCTGATGTCGTACTTCGCGGGTGTCTACGTCCGCTTCGTTACGGGTATGTCCATCATGGACCCCACTGCCGGGTTCGTTTGCTACCGGGCTGAAGTACTGGAAGTGATTCTGCACAACCCAATCAAGTTTGTTGGCTATGCTTTCCAGATTGAGATGAAATTCACGTGCTGGAAATACGGATTCCGCATTGCAGAAGTCCCCATCATCTTCACTGATCGCACGCGGGGCGTCTCCAAAATGTCGTCCAAGATCTTCAAAGAAGCTGTCTTTGGGGTGCTGCAAATGAAAATCAGCAGTTTCTTCCGGCACTATATTCCGCGCAAAGAAGCCGTTCTGACCGCAACATCGGCGGAGCCAGTTGACGCGGTTTAA